Proteins from a genomic interval of Rosa chinensis cultivar Old Blush chromosome 2, RchiOBHm-V2, whole genome shotgun sequence:
- the LOC112183942 gene encoding E3 ubiquitin-protein ligase SINA-like 7, which yields MATSSDRSESSDEEMIGSGRTWILNAEVESVREEDAEREEEDDDDMDEDEAPNNQTSNAGVHEGNSSTSASREGSNIVITLTDPGLLDCPICFEPLTVPVFQCDQNGHIACSLCCTKINNKCPSCSGPIRSNRCRAIEKVLESSRTPCQNIKYGCNTPVTYNKKNEHEKACVFSPCACPYVGCNFVSSTNELYRHFSNGHLDSATGFLYDNVELDFSFPVTLNKSDSFLVVREKHRGTLFILHNSIEVLGNVVTVSCIKPSCLMEDFNYYLSVTNKESSLTFWSVTKSTPSLQVNGSPSRSFLLIPCEFFNSCGQVKIDVSIYKGV from the coding sequence ATGGCGACATCCTCAGATAGGTCAGAATCGTCCGATGAAGAAATGATAGGATCCGGAAGAACATGGATATTGAATGCTGAGGTAGAATCAGTAAGAGAGGAAGAtgcagaaagagaagaagaagatgatgatgacatGGATGAAGACGAAGCACCCAATAACCAAACATCTAATGCTGGAGTTCACGAGGGTAATAGTTCGACTTCAGCTAGCAGGGAAGGCTCCAATATTGTGATAACGTTAACTGACCCAGGACTGCTTGATTGCCCAATTTGCTTTGAACCCTTGACCGTGCCTGTCTTTCAGTGTGATCAAAATGGGCATATAGCTTGCTCCTTGTGCTGCAccaaaattaataacaaatgcCCCTCTTGTTCAGGCCCCATTCGCTCTAATCGTTGCCGGGCCATCGAGAAAGTTCTGGAATCAAGTAGAACTCCATGCCAAAATATCAAGTATGGCTGCAATACTCCGGTGACTTACAACAAGAAGAATGAACATGAGAAGGCGTGTGTATTTTCGCCTTGCGCATGCCCTTATGTAGGCTGCAATTTTGTATCTTCAACCAACGAGTTATACCGACACTTCAGTAATGGTCATTTGGATTCGGCAACAGGTTTCCTGTATGACAACGTTGAGCTTGATTTCAGTTTCCCAGTTACATTGAATAAGAGTGATAGCTTTCTTGTTGTTCGAGAAAAGCATAGAGGTACACTATTTATCCTCCACAATAGTATTGAAGTTCTGGGAAATGTTGTGACGGTTAGCTGTATTAAACCTAGCTGCTTAATGGAGGATTTCAACTATTATCTTTCTGTTACTAACAAGGAAAGCAGTCTCACATTTTGGTCGGTGACAAAAAGCACTCCAAGCCTGCAGGTTAATGGCTCTCCTTCAAGAAGTTTTCTTTTAATCCCATGTGAGTTTTTCAACTCTTGTGGTCAGGTCAAGATTGATGTTTCCATATACAAGGGAGTATGA
- the LOC112190168 gene encoding uncharacterized protein LOC112190168, translated as MATFIEGMAKSFATDGLKGVAEKLEHESAPDVKFNSFAPLPLGDKTSHNLCSNKSMEGAIKTQVNHACVPSAPPLLLESSLEINEHVVEQSPSRGAHETTHTPSLTAPLNTSVSSTEISVYSGSGTVIDTNEISQSPKFPIRTHGGVEVNTHPVPSLVHLSVCNAREQGTWGAVISYEACVRLCLHAWANHYSTEVHYFLENECALLREAFGLQNVLLQSEAELLAKGSSKLSSESAAPNPVKTSGKIKLQVRKVIMGLDEPPASCSFSSLKEPKINKDSIGRHISNLRSSLYPWLKSVWKNYLPPRAPAKCSFRQSLDYVQTRAKRIKKVPLKDARSTLCNPSSSSHETYSCFLRLRSSPEEDAVRMQPGSSEAHFFFPDSLGDDLIIAVQDSKGKHCGHARAQVSAIADKPGDKLRWCPIYTDLELEPVGRIQLCMEYSTNPDENHHLKFGSVAETAAYDYVFVAAIKFQHFQQRSFLIDGSWNWLLTEFASYFGVSEAYTKLRHLSYIMDVATPTEDCLTIVHDMLSEILMMKGKSTNQLSPLENHMLAKILDQVNQILALVFENYKSLEEDSPSGMMNVSKPASGLAAPSLGPAFQLYSLLHDVLSPEVQMKLCRYFRVAAKKRLRVHFMETDNLILSSNEGTQKDPVTSYQRMNSLVSSIRNEILTDISIQNQNILPSFVDLPNISSSIYNIELCSRLRAFLVACPPPGLSPPVAELIIATAEFQKDLSLWSIDPVVDGVNAKELFHSHIVSWIRNKHCTLLDRCKLDKENWSGKEKQNETTPFIHAIYNQLMETLHEYEIISSHLPMYTSALENAIADVEKAVAKTLEKRYANVLSLLKDNLRNKILGNKYVKKLSSQTIETYYVPAEVGIVFNSMKCMLDVMWPNIEAKFESWMPSIADDGYTRGEHLNDVIVLLRTKYRNYRRAIVEKLAKNARVQAATKLKNIMRDSKEVESEVRSRMQPLEDLLRKEIDNLSTVANPTVCVELCQEFWDRTGQDVLRLLEYRRSRSWYKGLRVAVSILDDIFGSEMQRLCRTSLKEKDTARPEAIKEVHSILDHDAAI; from the exons ATGGCTACCTTCATTGAGGGTATGGCCAAAAGCTTTGCTACTGATGGCTTGAAAGGGGTGGCAGAG AAGCTTGAACACGAATCTGCCCCTGATGTCAAATTCAACTCTTTTGCACCACTTCCCTTGGGTGACAAAACTTCACACAATTTGTGTTCTAATAAAAGCATGGAGGGAGCCATTAAAACGCAAGTGAATCATGCTTGTGTTCCTAGTGCTCCCCCATTGTTACTCGAATCTTCTTTGGAGATTAATGAACATGTTGTGGAGCAAAGTCCAAGTCGTGGTGCACatgaaacaactcacacaccgAGTTTGACTGCTCCCCTAAACACTAGTGTTTCAAGCACAGAAATAAGTGTCTATTCAGGCAGTGGTACAGTGATCGATACTAATGAAATTTCTCAGtcacccaaatttccaatcaG GACTCATGGTGGTGTGGAAGTAAATACACATCCAGTTCCTTCACTGGTTCACCTGTCAGTATGTAATGCAAG AGAGCAGGGTACATGGGGTGCTGTAATTTCTTATGAAGCATGTGTTAGGCTCTGCCTTCATGCATGGGCTAACCACTATTCCACTGAAGTTCACTATTTCCTTGAGAATGAATGTGCACTGTTGCGTGAGGCATTTGG TCTACAGAATGTATTATTACAATCAGAAGCTGAACTTTTGGCAAAAGGGTCTTCAAAGCTCTCAAGTGAATCAGCTGCTCCAAATCCTGTGAAAACTTCTGGCAAAATAAAATTGCAAG TTCGTAAAGTAATAATGGGTTTGGATGAACCACCTGCCAGCTGCAGTTTTTCATCTCTAAAAGAACCAAAAATTAACAAAGACTCAATTGGTAGACACATCTCCAATTTAAGGTCCAGTTTATATCCCTGGTTAAAATCTGTATGGAAGAATTATTTACCACCACGTGCCCCTGCAAAATGTTCCTTCCGTCAGAGTTTGGATTATGTACAGACTAGAGCTAAACGTATTAAAAAGGTACCCCTTAAAGATGCGAGAAGTACTTTGTGCAATCCATCCTCATCATCACATG AAACATATTCTTGCTTCTTGAGATTGAGAAGCTCACCTGAAGAGGATGCAGTCCGAATGCAACCAGGATCCAGCGAAGCCCATTTCTT TTTTCCAGATAGCCTTGGTGATGATTTAATCATAGCAGTTCAAGATTCAAAAGGAAAGCATTGTGGTCATGCCCGAGCTCAAGTGTCTGCCATAGCTGATAAGCCA GGTGACAAGTTACGATGGTGTCCTATATATACCGATCTAGAGCTTGAACCTGTTGGCAGAATTCAGTTGTGCATGGAGTACTCCACAAATCCAGATGAAAATCATCATCTTAAG TTTGGCTCCGTTGCAGAAACTGCAGCATATGACTATGTCTTCGTAGCTGCAATCAAATTTCAACATTTTCAACAAAGAAGCTTCTTGATAGATGGCTCTTGGAATTGGTTGCTGACTGAATTTGCATCTTACTTTGGAGTATCAGAGGCATACACAAAATTAAG ACACCTTTCCTACATTATGGATGTGGCAACACCGACCGAAGACTGTCTGACCATAGTACATGATATGCTATCGGAGATATTGATGATGAAGGGAAAGAGCACAAATCAGCTTAGTCCATTGGAG AACCACATGCTGGCGAAGATTTTGGATCAAGTAAACCAGATTCTTGCTTTGGTTTTCGAGAATTACAAGTCACTTGAAGAAGATTCGCCGTCAGGGATGATGAATGTTTCTAAACCTGCCAGTGGATTGGCGGCACCATCTTTGGGACCTGCATTCCAGCTATACTCCCTTCTGCATGATGTGTTGAGTCCCGAGGTGCAAATGAAACTCTGCAGATATTTTCGGGTTGCTGCAAAGAAGAGGTTAAGAGTGCACTTCATGGAGACAGATAACCTCATTCTAAGCAGCAATGAGGGAACACAGAAGGATCCAGTCACTTCTTATCAGAGGATGAATTCTCTGGTCTCGAGTATCAGAAATGAAATTCTTACTGACATAAGCATCCAGAACCAGAACATCCTCCCAAG TTTTGTAGACCTTCCAAATATTTCTTCATCCATATATAACATTGAGCTCTGCAGTAGATTGCGTGCTTTCCTTGTTGCatgtcctcctccaggcttatCACCTCCAGTTGCAGAACTTATTATTGCAACAGCCGAATTTCAAAAGGATCTTTCCTTGTGGAGCATCGA TCCTGTAGTCGATGGAGTTAATGCTAAAGAATTGTTTCACTCGCATATAGTTTCATGGATTCGAAACAAGCATTGTACTTTGCTTGACAGGTGCAAACTAGATAAG GAAAACTGGTCTGGTAAAGAAAAACAGAATGAAACAACTCCTTTTATTCATGCTATTTACAACCAGCTGATGGAGACGCTCCATGAATATGAGATCATCAGTTCTCACTTGCCGATGTATACATCTGCTTTGGAGAAT GCTATTGCAGATGTTGAGAAGGCAGTTGCTAAAACTCTGGAAAAACGCTATGCTAATGTTTTATCCCTACTGAAAGACAATCTGAGAAACAAAATACTAGGCAATAAGTATGTCAAAAAATTATCCAGTCAAACCATTGAGACTTATTATGTCCCAGCCGAG GTAGGAATTGTTTTCAACTCCATGAAGTGCATGCTGGATGTCATGTGGCCGAACATAGAAGCTAAGTTTGAGTCTTGGATGCCTTCGATCGCTGATGATGGATACACCAGGGGAGAACATCTCAATGATGTAATTGTACTCCTAAGAACCAAATATAGAAATTACCGACGAGCAATTGTGGAGAAGCTTGCAAAGAAT GCTAGAGTCCAGGCAGCAACAAAGTTGAAGAACATTATGCGAGACTCAAAGGAAGTGGAATCAGAGGTCCGAAGTAGAATGCAGCCTTTAGAGGATCTTTTGCGAAAGGAAATAGATAATCTCAGTACTGTCGCCAATCCTACTGTGTGCGTAGAACTCTGCCAGGAATTTTGGGACAGGACAGGACAGGATGTCCTGCGTCTCTTGGAATATAGGAGGAGCAGATCCTGGTACAAAGGCCTACGTGTTGCAGTTTCT ATCCTGGATGACATATTTGGCTCCGAAATGCAAAGACTGTGCAGGACTTCATTGAAAGAAAAAGACACGGCGCGACCCGAAGCAATAAAGGAAGTACATTCCATTCTTGATCATGATGCTGCAATTTAA
- the LOC112184922 gene encoding protein CURVATURE THYLAKOID 1D, chloroplastic translates to MELCTTTYQPLPNLLITNPNTNNLRPKPSLQFAQSRHSLSLRSRLLSIRATSSEESGGNAYSGEERDGVVSTYDVPPPEKNVYGQAVVEEAAQEDSIVNGSDGQSQISEFLENFNVKLDNDDAYVYLLYGSGALVTLWLASAIIGAIDSIPLFPKLMEVVGLGYTIWFSSRYLIFKKNREELVAKVQVLRQQVLGSNDD, encoded by the exons ATGGAGCTCTGTACCACCACATATCAACCTCTCCCCAATCTTctcatcacaaaccctaacacCAACAACCTCCGCCCAAAACCCTCACTCCAATTCGCACAATCACGCCACTCTCTCAGCCTCCGCTCTC GTTTGCTTTCGATTAGAGCTACATCTTCTGAAGAAAGTGGGGGAAATGCGTATTCTGGTGAAGAGCGTGATGGGGTGGTATCCACTTATGATGTTCCACCGCCAGAAAAGAATGTTTATGGTCAAGCTGTGGTAGAAGAAGCAGCTCAAGAGGACAGCATTGTGAATGGCAGTGATGGCCAATCGCAGATATCTGAGTTTTTGGAGAACTTTAATGTAAAG TTGGACAATGATGATGCATATGTCTATCTACTATACGGTAGTGGTGCCTTGGTTACCCTGTGGTTAGCATCAGCTATCATAGGTGCTATTGATTCTATTCCATTG TTCCCcaagttgatggaagttgtgggTCTTGGATACACAATCTGGTTTAGCAGTCGTTATCTGATATTCAAG AAAAACAGGGAGGAGTTGGTTGCTAAAGTCCAAGTTCTTAGGCAGCAGGTTCTTGGTTCAAATGATGACTGA
- the LOC112188650 gene encoding 14-3-3-like protein GF14 kappa — translation MASAVPETLSREQYVYMAKLAEQAERYEEMVSFMEKLVVASTAAGTELTVEERNLLSVAYKNVIGSLRAAWRIVSSIEQKEEGRRNEEHVALVKQYRSKVETELSAICAGILDLLQSHLVPSATAGESKVFYLKMKGDYHRYLAEFKNGDERKTAAEDTMLAYKAAQDIALADLAPTHPIRLGLALNFSVFYYEILNSSEKACSMAKQAFEEAIAELDTLGEESYKDSTLIMQLLRDNLTLWTSDLQEQMDEA, via the exons ATGGCGTCCGCCGTGCCGGAAACCCTAAGCCGCGAGCAGTACGTGTACATGGCGAAGCTCGCCGAGCAAGCCGAGCGCTACGAGGAGATGGTCAGCTTCATGGAGAAGCTCGTCGTTGCCTCGACCGCCGCCGGCACCGAGCTCACCGTCGAGGAGCGCAACCTCCTCAGCGTCGCCTACAAGAACGTCATCGGCTCCCTCCGCGCCGCCTGGCGCATCGTCTCCTCCATCGAGCAGAAGGAGGAGGGCCGCCGCAACGAGGAGCACGTGGCGCTCGTCAAGCAGTACAGATCTAAAGTCGAGACTGAGCTCTCGGCCATCTGCGCCGGAATTCTCGACCTCCTTCAGTCGCACCTTGTGCCGTCGGCCACCGCCGGCGAGTCCAAGGTGTTTTACTTGAAGATGAAGGGGGATTACCATCGGTACCTTGCTGAGTTTAAGAACGGCGATGAGAGGAAGACTGCTGCTGAGGATACTATGCTGGCTTACAAGGCTGCTCAG GATATTGCGTTGGCTGATTTGGCTCCTACACATCCTATAAGGCTGGGGCTGGCGCTTAACTTTTCGGTGTTTTACTATGAGATCCTCAATTCCTCAGAGAAGGCTTGCAGCATGGCGAAGCAG GCCTTTGAAGAGGCAATTGCTGAACTTGATACGCTGGGAGAGGAATCATACAAGGACAGCACTCTAATCATGCAACTTCTGAGGGACAACCtcactctttggacttcagacTTGCAG